A genomic window from Sorex araneus isolate mSorAra2 chromosome 2, mSorAra2.pri, whole genome shotgun sequence includes:
- the NKX2-5 gene encoding homeobox protein Nkx-2.5, which yields MFPSPALTPTPFSVKDILNLEQQQRSLAAGELSARLEATLAPASCMLAAFKPEAYAGPEPAAPGLPELRAAPSPAKCAPAFPAAPAFYPRAYGDPDPAKDPRADKKELCALQKAVELEKPEDGGERPRARRRRKPRVLFSQAQVYELERRFKQQRYLSAPERDQLASVLKLTSTQVKIWFQNRRYKCKRQRQDQTLELVGLPPPPPPPARRIAVPVLVRDGKPCLGDSAPYAPAYGVGLNAYGYNAYPAYPGYGGAACSPGYSCAAAYPAAPPPAQTATAAANNNFVNFGVGDLNAVQSPGIPQGNSGVSTLHGIRAW from the exons ATGTTCCCCAGCCCCGCGCTCACGCCCACGCCCTTCTCGGTCAAAGACATCCTGAACCTGGAGCAGCAGCAGCGCAGCCTGGCCGCCGGGGAGCTCTCGGCGCGCCTGGAGGCCACCCTGGCGCCCGCCTCCTGCATGCTGGCCGCCTTCAAGCCCGAGGCCTACGCGGGGCCCGAGCCCGCCGCGCCCGGCCTCCCCGAGCTGCGCGCCGCGCCCTCGCCCGCCAAGTGCGCGCCCGCCttccccgccgcgcccgcctTCTACCCGCGCGCCTACGGAGACCCCGACCCCGCCAAGGACCCTCGGGCCGACAAGAAAG AGCTGTGCGCGCTGCAGAAGGCGGTGGAGCTGGAGAAGCCCGAGGACGGCGGGGAGCGTCcccgcgcgcggcggcggcggaagCCCCGCGTGCTCTTCTCGCAGGCGCAGGTCTACGAGCTGGAGCGGCGCTTCAAGCAGCAGCGGTACCTGTCGGCTCCCGAGCGCGACCAGCTCGCCAGCGTGCTGAAGCTCACGTCCACGCAGGTGAAGATCTGGTTCCAGAACCGGCGCTACAAGTGCAAGCGGCAGCGGCAGGACCAGACTCTGGAGCTGGTGGGgctgcccccgccgccgccgccgcccgcccgcaggATCGCGGTGCCCGTGCTGGTGCGCGACGGCAAGCCGTGCCTCGGGGACTCGGCGCCCTACGCGCCGGCCTACGGCGTGGGGCTCAACGCCTACGGCTACAACGCCTACCCCGCCTACCCGGGCTACGGCGGCGCGGCCTGCAGCCCCGGCTACAGCTGCGCCGCCGCCTaccccgccgcgccgccccccgcgcaAACGGCCACGGCCGCCGCCAACAACAACTTCGTGAACTTCGGCGTCGGGGACTTGAACGCCGTGCAGAGCCCCGGGATTCCGCAGGGCAACTCGGGGGTGTCCACGCTGCATGGCATCCGGGCCTGGTAG